One Serpentinicella alkaliphila DNA segment encodes these proteins:
- a CDS encoding DUF2207 domain-containing protein → MSNSKKIFRLFSLIVFLFIYSSNIAYANRSLSIDKVYINVEILKDGTMVIQEERQITFNGQYNGFFQEVDKDKGVNIKDIRVLENGIPYEFNPTTTYGPPGTYLVRDQLNLVHIDWSIDALNETRTFVVEYIVENQPKIHKDIGELYYKFIGEWDDPQYNVTVLLTLPEDSNSNDLRAWGHGPLTGEVTILNNREILWQVDKLPSNAFLEGRVTFTPEIIDNAKLYTSIDALPEILEQEQRWANQANRERFISRVDIFLAMFVLLGTIIISFWLRRKYARPYLTTFDGEYYRELPADYSPAELGVLLRKGKPNTDDFTATIIHLALRGYIRLDEYSLEKKSLFSKKSESDFKITRLEKSDSLQTHEKKALDFIFEEISKDYNHVTFNDIENYAKNKPKRFLGFWQSWVDGLGYTGKTYNFFDDGTSKGTIIGVITGIFMFFIGIGSVIVLSTIFSGIALILTSFVVVLVAITLNRRSQKGEEDFVRWMAFKRFLLHFSEMNKHELPSLVIWEHYMVYAITLGVAKEVIKQLQILFPNLQEGNHHFGYGWYYYRGTSVGSFNSLTNSFSTLTTNLNNSINTAISKSSSGTGSGGGFSSGGGFGGGGGRGGGR, encoded by the coding sequence ATGAGTAACAGTAAAAAAATATTTAGATTATTTTCATTAATCGTTTTTCTTTTTATTTATTCTTCAAATATTGCTTATGCAAATCGTTCTCTAAGTATTGATAAAGTTTATATTAATGTTGAAATCTTAAAAGATGGAACTATGGTCATTCAAGAAGAACGTCAAATTACTTTCAATGGCCAATATAACGGTTTCTTTCAAGAGGTAGATAAGGATAAAGGGGTTAATATTAAAGATATCAGAGTTTTAGAAAATGGTATTCCTTACGAATTTAATCCTACTACCACCTATGGCCCACCTGGTACATATCTCGTAAGAGATCAATTAAATTTAGTGCATATTGATTGGAGTATTGATGCCCTAAACGAAACTAGAACATTTGTAGTTGAATATATAGTAGAAAATCAACCGAAAATACATAAAGACATAGGTGAGCTATATTATAAGTTTATTGGCGAATGGGATGACCCTCAATACAATGTTACAGTGCTTTTAACTCTGCCGGAAGATTCTAACAGTAACGACTTAAGAGCTTGGGGGCATGGTCCATTAACTGGTGAGGTAACTATTTTAAATAATAGAGAGATTTTATGGCAAGTAGATAAACTTCCAAGTAATGCTTTTTTAGAGGGTAGAGTAACGTTTACACCTGAAATAATTGATAATGCAAAATTATATACTAGTATAGATGCACTCCCTGAAATCCTTGAGCAAGAACAACGTTGGGCTAATCAAGCAAATAGAGAGAGGTTTATATCAAGAGTTGATATCTTTTTAGCTATGTTTGTTTTATTAGGTACAATCATTATAAGCTTTTGGCTTAGACGCAAATATGCTAGACCATATCTAACTACTTTTGATGGAGAATATTATCGTGAACTCCCTGCTGATTACTCCCCTGCTGAACTTGGTGTTCTTCTTCGTAAGGGTAAGCCTAATACAGATGACTTTACAGCAACAATTATCCATCTTGCTTTAAGAGGTTATATTAGACTAGATGAATATTCATTAGAAAAAAAATCTTTGTTTTCTAAAAAAAGCGAATCAGACTTTAAAATAACCAGGCTTGAAAAATCAGATTCATTACAAACTCATGAAAAAAAAGCTTTGGATTTTATCTTTGAAGAAATATCTAAAGATTATAATCACGTAACCTTTAATGATATAGAAAACTACGCAAAAAATAAGCCAAAAAGATTTCTAGGTTTTTGGCAGAGTTGGGTTGATGGATTAGGATATACAGGGAAAACATATAATTTCTTCGATGATGGAACTAGTAAAGGGACTATAATCGGTGTAATAACTGGTATTTTTATGTTTTTCATAGGTATAGGAAGTGTTATAGTTCTATCAACTATTTTTAGTGGTATAGCATTGATTTTAACTAGTTTTGTTGTAGTTCTGGTAGCAATAACCTTGAACCGTAGAAGTCAAAAGGGCGAGGAAGATTTTGTACGATGGATGGCTTTTAAAAGGTTTTTATTACATTTCTCGGAAATGAATAAACACGAACTACCTTCCCTAGTAATTTGGGAGCATTACATGGTTTATGCTATTACTCTAGGTGTTGCTAAAGAAGTTATTAAACAACTCCAAATCCTATTCCCTAACCTTCAGGAGGGAAATCATCACTTTGGATATGGCTGGTACTACTATAGGGGCACATCTGTAGGCTCATTCAACTCCCTAACAAATAGCTTTAGTACTCTAACTACAAACCTCAATAATTCAATTAATACAGCCATAAGTAAAAGCTCATCCGGTACTGGTTCTGGAGGAGGATTTTCGAGCGGTGGTGGTTTTGGTGGCGGTGGAGGCCGTGGTGGTGGACGCTAA
- a CDS encoding DJ-1 family glyoxalase III produces MKSILLLMADGFEEIEGITCIDVLRRGGINVVTASLDNLDVCGSHNIIVKADKPINDIDISQFDGVVLPGGMPGSANLRDNEKVIKIVKEMNEMGGLIAAICAAPIVLERAGVIEGKNATSYPGFNNEMGSCTYLEDRVVLDNNILTARGPGVAMEFSFAIVEYLINISKVDELKIGMIV; encoded by the coding sequence ATGAAGAGTATATTATTGTTAATGGCAGATGGATTTGAGGAAATAGAAGGCATTACATGTATTGATGTATTAAGGCGGGGTGGCATTAATGTTGTTACGGCATCACTAGACAATCTTGATGTATGTGGTTCGCATAATATAATTGTTAAGGCAGACAAACCAATTAATGATATAGATATATCACAGTTTGACGGTGTAGTTTTACCAGGTGGAATGCCTGGTTCTGCTAATCTAAGAGATAATGAGAAGGTTATTAAAATTGTTAAAGAAATGAATGAGATGGGAGGGCTGATTGCCGCAATTTGTGCTGCACCTATTGTTTTGGAAAGAGCAGGGGTAATAGAAGGAAAAAATGCAACAAGTTATCCTGGATTTAATAATGAAATGGGTTCATGTACATATTTAGAGGATAGGGTGGTATTAGATAATAACATTCTTACAGCTAGAGGACCAGGTGTAGCAATGGAGTTTTCCTTTGCTATTGTTGAATATTTAATTAATATTAGTAAAGTAGACGAACTCAAAATTGGTATGATAGTATAA
- a CDS encoding flavocytochrome c gives MFKLKRIISVLLCIMMAVAIVGCQSKPTESKGPELFKAGTYKVSADGHNGDITVEVTVDKYEIKEIKVLSHKESPNITDAAIERMPKAIVNDQTLAVDAIAGATVTSNAIIAAVTEALKLAGADISALSIRKDREAVIGETTEYTTDVVVIGGGGAGLAAAVSAHQNGVKVIVLEKMPRLGGNTILSGGAFNAASSPRQVAQGIEDSVDKHFTQTYEGGDKLGNPELIRTLVENAYPAVEWLESLGMKFNAEVFTVLGGLWPRAHKPSSPLGTGFIETYQNYINSNEGIEVLLDTEALELIVVEGKITGVKAKGLKGEVIVNANNGVVLATGGFGANSKMVEQYNKSWPSLANVKTTNHPGATGDGLRMGEAVGANLIGLENLQLLPLGDPKTGSLSGNIEQGVENRIFVNKSGNRFVDEGARRDVMTKALLQQEDSFLWIVLDSINYPTPETRNNFNETIEELIAQGRAFKGDTLEELAGKINVDPKNLVKSVEEFNKAVKSGGPDEFGRTLFDAPIEKGPFYAAPRVPTIHHTMGGIEINKYAQVLNKSGEVIPGLYAAGEVTGGIHGSNRLGGNALADITVFGRIAGQSAAEKNS, from the coding sequence ATGTTTAAACTCAAGAGAATTATTTCAGTTTTATTGTGCATCATGATGGCTGTTGCAATTGTTGGTTGTCAGTCAAAACCTACAGAATCAAAAGGCCCAGAATTATTCAAAGCAGGTACATACAAGGTATCAGCAGACGGACATAATGGTGACATTACAGTTGAGGTTACAGTAGATAAATACGAAATTAAAGAAATAAAAGTTTTAAGTCATAAAGAAAGTCCTAACATTACAGATGCGGCAATAGAAAGAATGCCAAAAGCAATTGTAAATGATCAAACCTTAGCAGTAGATGCAATTGCAGGCGCAACGGTTACCAGTAATGCAATTATAGCTGCGGTAACTGAAGCTCTTAAGCTAGCTGGTGCAGACATAAGTGCATTAAGTATTAGAAAGGATAGAGAAGCAGTTATAGGCGAAACTACTGAGTATACAACAGATGTTGTTGTTATAGGTGGTGGTGGTGCAGGTCTAGCAGCTGCTGTATCCGCTCATCAAAATGGTGTAAAGGTAATAGTACTTGAAAAGATGCCAAGACTTGGTGGGAATACAATTCTATCTGGTGGAGCATTTAATGCGGCTAGTTCTCCAAGACAGGTTGCTCAAGGAATAGAAGATTCAGTTGACAAACATTTTACTCAAACCTATGAAGGTGGAGACAAATTAGGAAATCCTGAGTTAATAAGAACACTTGTTGAAAATGCATATCCAGCGGTTGAATGGCTTGAAAGCTTAGGAATGAAATTTAATGCTGAAGTATTTACTGTTTTAGGTGGACTGTGGCCAAGAGCCCATAAACCATCAAGTCCATTAGGAACAGGTTTTATTGAAACTTATCAGAATTATATAAATTCAAATGAAGGTATTGAAGTACTTCTGGATACAGAAGCCCTTGAATTAATAGTAGTAGAAGGTAAAATTACTGGAGTAAAAGCTAAAGGTTTAAAGGGAGAAGTTATTGTAAACGCAAATAATGGAGTTGTTTTAGCTACTGGTGGTTTTGGTGCTAATAGTAAGATGGTAGAGCAATATAATAAATCCTGGCCTTCACTAGCAAATGTTAAAACGACTAACCATCCAGGGGCTACAGGAGACGGTTTACGTATGGGAGAGGCTGTTGGAGCAAATCTTATTGGTTTAGAAAATCTACAATTACTACCATTAGGAGACCCAAAAACAGGAAGTTTAAGTGGAAATATTGAACAAGGTGTTGAAAATAGAATATTTGTAAATAAATCTGGTAATCGTTTTGTCGATGAAGGTGCTCGTAGGGATGTTATGACTAAGGCTTTATTACAACAGGAAGACTCCTTCCTATGGATAGTACTTGATTCTATAAATTATCCAACACCAGAAACTAGAAATAACTTTAATGAAACAATAGAAGAGTTAATTGCACAAGGTAGAGCATTTAAAGGTGATACTCTTGAAGAGCTAGCTGGAAAAATTAATGTTGATCCTAAAAATCTTGTAAAATCAGTTGAAGAGTTTAATAAGGCTGTAAAATCAGGGGGACCAGATGAATTTGGTAGAACATTGTTTGATGCTCCGATAGAAAAAGGACCATTCTATGCAGCACCTCGTGTGCCAACAATTCACCATACTATGGGCGGAATAGAAATTAACAAATATGCACAGGTGCTAAATAAAAGTGGCGAAGTAATCCCTGGACTATACGCAGCTGGAGAAGTAACTGGTGGAATTCATGGAAGTAATCGTTTAGGTGGTAATGCCTTAGCTGATATAACTGTATTCGGTAGAATTGCTGGTCAAAGTGCGGCAGAAAAAAATAGTTAA
- a CDS encoding 6-phosphofructokinase, which produces MKMKIGVLTGGGDCPGLNAVIRAITKSSVNHGHEVIGFKDGFKGLIENRYINLDYDSVSGILSRGGTILGTTNRDNPFNFKQKINGEEKYSDMSKVIIENCDFHKLEYLVVIGGDGSMRLASELSARTGIKIIGVPKTIDNDIVGTDMTFGFSSAVDIATDALDRLHSTAESHHRVMLLEVMGRDAGWIALHAGIAGGADIIIIPEIEYSLESIDKKIKDRISRGKTFSLIIVSEGAKTLSGEQMIKRGIGVDVFNIPRLGGISNWLASAIEAYSGVETRATILGHLQRGGSPNSFDRVFATQLGAKAAELIFDRKENEMVVIKDNKIGSISLKDVKGTKFVSLDDPLIKTSRDIGLSFGDD; this is translated from the coding sequence ATGAAAATGAAAATTGGAGTATTAACAGGTGGTGGGGATTGTCCAGGACTAAACGCGGTAATTAGAGCAATTACAAAATCATCTGTAAACCATGGACATGAAGTAATAGGTTTTAAAGATGGTTTTAAGGGATTGATTGAAAATAGATACATAAATCTAGATTATGATAGCGTATCAGGAATTTTGTCTAGAGGAGGTACAATTCTTGGAACAACAAACAGGGACAACCCATTTAACTTTAAGCAAAAAATAAATGGGGAAGAGAAATATTCGGATATGTCTAAGGTTATAATTGAAAACTGTGATTTTCATAAATTAGAATACTTAGTTGTTATTGGTGGAGATGGTTCTATGAGATTAGCATCTGAGCTATCTGCTAGAACCGGCATTAAAATTATTGGGGTACCAAAGACTATAGACAATGATATTGTTGGGACAGATATGACTTTTGGGTTTTCTAGTGCAGTTGATATTGCAACAGATGCTTTGGATAGGCTTCACAGTACAGCGGAATCTCATCATAGGGTAATGCTTCTAGAGGTAATGGGAAGAGATGCTGGTTGGATAGCTCTTCATGCAGGTATAGCTGGTGGTGCTGATATAATAATTATACCAGAAATTGAATATAGTCTAGAATCAATTGATAAAAAGATAAAAGACAGGATAAGTAGAGGAAAGACTTTCAGTTTAATAATTGTATCAGAAGGTGCAAAAACATTATCCGGTGAACAGATGATAAAAAGGGGCATAGGTGTAGACGTATTTAATATACCACGTCTAGGTGGCATTAGTAATTGGTTGGCTAGTGCTATAGAGGCTTATTCTGGTGTAGAAACTAGAGCAACTATTTTAGGTCATTTACAAAGGGGTGGATCACCAAATAGCTTTGATAGGGTTTTTGCTACCCAACTAGGAGCGAAAGCAGCTGAATTAATATTTGACCGTAAGGAAAATGAAATGGTTGTTATAAAAGATAATAAAATTGGTAGTATTTCTCTAAAAGATGTAAAAGGAACAAAGTTTGTAAGTTTAGATGATCCTTTAATTAAGACAAGTAGAGATATTGGGCTATCCTTTGGAGATGATTAG
- a CDS encoding LemA family protein: MIFIPIILLVLVAVWLISTYNGFVVLKERTNNAWSQVEIQLKRRYDLIPNLVNTVKGYATHERGTFEKITQARTAAMGAQSITDLSIAENQLSGTLKTLFAVAENYPELKADSNFKELQQELSNTESKIAFSRQFYNDTVQKYNVKVKVFPNSILAGMFNFYQLEYFNLEDEKEARKSIKVEF; this comes from the coding sequence ATGATTTTTATACCTATTATTCTACTTGTTCTTGTTGCAGTTTGGTTGATTAGTACATATAACGGTTTCGTTGTACTCAAAGAGAGAACAAATAATGCTTGGTCTCAAGTTGAAATTCAATTGAAAAGACGATATGATTTAATCCCTAATCTTGTTAACACAGTAAAGGGCTATGCCACCCATGAAAGGGGCACTTTTGAAAAAATTACACAGGCAAGAACCGCAGCTATGGGTGCCCAATCTATAACTGATTTATCTATTGCAGAAAATCAACTTTCTGGCACACTTAAAACTCTTTTTGCAGTGGCTGAAAATTATCCTGAATTAAAGGCTGACTCAAATTTTAAGGAATTACAACAAGAGTTAAGTAATACCGAAAGCAAAATTGCTTTTTCACGTCAATTCTATAATGATACAGTTCAAAAATACAATGTGAAAGTAAAAGTTTTTCCAAATAGCATTCTAGCAGGCATGTTCAACTTTTATCAATTAGAATATTTTAATCTTGAAGATGAAAAAGAGGCAAGAAAATCCATAAAAGTAGAGTTTTAA
- a CDS encoding YjiH family protein — MNTDKTISQYENTRHKLNIFKFVAFSFFGIFVYFIPLTIFGKKTILLDHLVTAIILAMPRLGASLTLCMIVLGGFLPFYEKSWNKDISSVVMSVLKVFGIFLGIMAFFKFGPEWLMREDMLPVLFNKIAIPVAVIIPIGSLFLTFITEYGLIGFFGVIFKPVMRPIWKVPGTAAVNVVASFIGSFSIGIFITNRLFKEGKYTKKEAAIIVTSFSTVSTTFMVIIAKNLDLMSIWNTFFWTTFFTTFIVSAITARLKPLNSIEDVYTFSQKEIESKSKERLINRAINEAIKEVENNKSIWHSIASNLKDGIYMSLRFLPLILAIGVMSFFLAKMTSFFDIVAYIFYPIIYVLKIQEPWMVAKAIATAGAEVLMPSLIMTGKEMPIAARFVTGVVSISSILFFSGSIPCILSTDIDINLKDVLLILIERIVITLIIVAPVVRIIF, encoded by the coding sequence ATGAACACTGACAAAACAATAAGTCAATATGAAAACACACGACATAAATTGAATATATTTAAATTTGTGGCATTTAGCTTTTTTGGTATTTTTGTATACTTTATTCCTCTTACTATTTTTGGAAAGAAAACAATTTTATTAGATCATTTAGTTACTGCTATTATACTAGCTATGCCAAGATTGGGGGCAAGCTTAACTTTATGTATGATTGTTCTTGGTGGCTTTTTACCTTTCTACGAAAAAAGCTGGAATAAAGATATAAGTTCTGTTGTAATGTCAGTACTTAAAGTTTTTGGAATCTTCTTAGGTATAATGGCATTCTTTAAATTTGGACCTGAGTGGTTGATGAGAGAAGATATGTTGCCGGTTTTGTTTAATAAAATAGCTATACCTGTAGCAGTAATTATTCCAATCGGGTCATTATTTTTAACCTTCATTACTGAATATGGACTTATTGGCTTCTTTGGAGTAATATTTAAACCGGTAATGAGACCTATATGGAAAGTGCCAGGGACTGCTGCAGTAAATGTAGTTGCATCTTTTATTGGTAGTTTTTCAATTGGTATTTTTATTACCAATAGACTTTTCAAAGAAGGTAAATATACAAAGAAAGAAGCGGCTATAATTGTGACTAGCTTTTCTACTGTTTCAACAACATTCATGGTAATTATAGCTAAAAACCTAGACTTAATGTCAATATGGAATACATTTTTTTGGACTACCTTTTTTACAACATTTATAGTTTCAGCCATCACAGCTAGATTAAAACCTTTAAATTCCATAGAGGATGTTTATACTTTCTCTCAGAAAGAGATAGAGTCTAAATCAAAAGAAAGACTAATAAATAGAGCAATTAATGAAGCTATCAAAGAAGTAGAAAATAACAAATCAATTTGGCATAGCATAGCTAGTAATCTTAAAGATGGGATATATATGAGTCTTAGATTTTTACCATTGATCTTAGCCATTGGAGTAATGTCTTTTTTCTTAGCTAAGATGACATCCTTTTTCGATATTGTTGCCTACATATTTTATCCAATTATTTATGTTTTAAAAATACAAGAGCCATGGATGGTAGCCAAAGCAATTGCTACAGCCGGAGCTGAGGTATTGATGCCGTCATTAATTATGACAGGTAAAGAGATGCCTATAGCCGCCAGGTTTGTTACTGGTGTTGTATCTATATCCTCAATATTATTTTTTTCTGGTTCTATTCCTTGTATTTTAAGCACAGATATAGATATAAATTTAAAGGATGTACTACTTATCCTTATTGAGAGAATTGTAATCACACTTATAATAGTAGCTCCAGTAGTTAGAATTATATTTTAA
- a CDS encoding TetR/AcrR family transcriptional regulator, which yields MVEKKLTKRQIQAINTQDKIYKTAVELIEIKGFQNITVEEICKKAGVSVGSFYNSFKSKNEILDTIFKLADDYFLNVVANNIKTGSTQEKIIKYFIYYADYNVDRGIDFVKQLYTVKNNLFATKGRSMQTVLEKIIDEGQNKGEITKDMTPEETVRFLFIAVRGIVYDWCLHNGEYDLTEAVHSYVNRLIKTLT from the coding sequence ATGGTGGAGAAAAAACTTACCAAAAGACAAATTCAAGCAATAAATACACAGGATAAAATATACAAGACTGCAGTTGAACTAATTGAAATAAAAGGATTTCAAAACATTACTGTAGAGGAAATATGTAAAAAAGCAGGTGTATCAGTTGGCTCTTTTTATAATTCATTTAAATCTAAAAATGAAATACTAGATACGATATTTAAGTTAGCAGATGACTATTTTTTAAACGTTGTAGCAAACAATATAAAAACAGGTTCAACCCAAGAAAAAATTATTAAGTACTTTATCTACTATGCTGATTATAACGTAGACCGAGGTATTGATTTCGTAAAACAGTTATATACTGTGAAAAATAACCTATTTGCCACTAAAGGAAGATCCATGCAGACTGTTTTGGAGAAGATTATAGATGAAGGTCAAAACAAAGGGGAAATCACTAAAGATATGACACCTGAGGAAACTGTAAGATTTCTATTTATAGCCGTAAGAGGTATTGTTTATGATTGGTGCTTACACAATGGTGAATACGACCTTACTGAAGCTGTTCATAGTTATGTAAATCGACTAATTAAAACTTTAACTTAA
- a CDS encoding NusG domain II-containing protein: MKKGDIFIIIFVLFMSVISVFKMRTMWQSDSAYDYVNININGDEYKRVVLGKPQTVVINREGKYNEIEIKANGVVMRDANCDNKDCLQQGEVNLDNINSRIMTGWIICLPNNVSIELVNGVKN, encoded by the coding sequence ATGAAAAAGGGAGATATCTTTATAATCATTTTTGTACTTTTTATGTCAGTTATAAGTGTATTTAAAATGAGGACCATGTGGCAAAGCGATAGTGCATATGACTATGTCAATATTAATATAAATGGTGATGAATATAAAAGAGTCGTCCTCGGGAAGCCTCAAACTGTGGTGATTAATCGAGAAGGTAAATATAATGAAATAGAAATTAAAGCAAATGGTGTAGTTATGCGTGATGCAAATTGTGATAATAAGGATTGTCTACAACAGGGTGAAGTTAACTTGGACAACATAAATTCCCGAATCATGACTGGGTGGATTATTTGTCTTCCAAACAATGTATCTATTGAATTGGTGAATGGAGTAAAGAACTGA
- the arsD gene encoding arsenite efflux transporter metallochaperone ArsD has translation MKKMIIFEPAMCCSTGVCGPSVDEELLRVTTVINNLKSNGIIVERYNLTSSPQMFIDNKLINEIINKEGVDALPVTVVDGEVVKTKEYPTDLEFCDFLHVTEHNLMPAKKSCEACSLKCGH, from the coding sequence ATGAAGAAAATGATTATTTTTGAACCTGCAATGTGTTGTTCTACTGGGGTTTGTGGCCCATCTGTAGATGAAGAACTGTTAAGAGTTACGACAGTTATAAATAATTTAAAAAGTAATGGAATTATTGTTGAAAGATATAACTTAACTAGCAGCCCTCAAATGTTTATCGATAATAAATTAATTAATGAAATAATTAATAAAGAGGGTGTTGATGCTCTCCCAGTGACTGTAGTAGATGGTGAGGTTGTTAAAACAAAAGAGTATCCAACTGATCTAGAGTTTTGTGATTTTCTACATGTGACTGAGCATAATCTTATGCCAGCTAAAAAATCCTGTGAAGCATGCAGTTTAAAATGTGGGCATTAG
- a CDS encoding MarR family winged helix-turn-helix transcriptional regulator, with the protein MLKDIKAYEKLREIIRIFERNLGALKANEITCCGITMAQCHALVEIGRAENISLNELANILDLDNSTMSRTVNGLVDNGYAKRDINPKDRRYVTISLEEKGYGLFEGIESEMNEYFKKVYETIPEKKRDQVIESLEILLKSIKINDCCK; encoded by the coding sequence ATGTTGAAAGATATAAAAGCTTATGAAAAACTTAGGGAAATAATAAGAATCTTTGAAAGAAATCTTGGAGCATTAAAGGCAAATGAAATTACTTGCTGTGGAATTACGATGGCTCAGTGTCATGCGTTAGTAGAGATTGGTAGAGCAGAGAATATTTCATTAAATGAATTAGCCAATATATTAGATTTAGATAATAGTACTATGAGTAGAACAGTAAATGGCCTAGTAGATAATGGGTATGCTAAAAGAGATATAAACCCTAAGGATAGAAGGTATGTCACTATTTCTTTAGAGGAAAAGGGCTATGGACTTTTTGAGGGGATTGAGAGTGAGATGAATGAATATTTTAAGAAGGTGTATGAAACTATACCAGAAAAGAAAAGGGATCAGGTCATTGAGAGTTTAGAAATTCTGTTGAAATCAATTAAAATAAATGATTGTTGTAAATAA
- a CDS encoding methyl-accepting chemotaxis protein — MKSLKGKITLNFIIVITILVVAGFFGTQMATTKLKMDFINSYKTSLLLDYDEMIKSQVQSSVAILEYFYNLQQAGELSEDEAKYQAKETIKSMRYGTEGYMWIDSLDYTLIGHPMVPDKEGTTRFEVKDPDGNFVIQNIINAVKDPNQNGFTEYLWEKPQDVGTGNLTVKRAYSELFTPWQWVVSTGNYVDHLDNTVHNRTVEIEKNINAVIYTVLSVLLVLALISYVVAMLLSKNLSAPLEKISSSIIENEDGSISIKPIEINSSDEIGQVANKLSILVEQIKTQLDSTGNISHNIEELSRNFLASLNNSKNAISEVSFAVESISSGASEQAMETERGATRALELGEAIKTEQEQLSYLVNEINNIKKIKDAGLSVIEDLKLKMQETNKSSNKVLEAVSTTSTFSDKISFASQTISNISAQTNLLALNASIEAARAGDHGKGFAVVAEEIRKLAEQSAESTKEIESTIKELQQKSYFSLKVMEETGVSLQEQTQAAEASMTNFNSIANEVDKITSRISLLEASSSTVSSIKNEILQVLEGLSATAQQNSAATEEVSASLTNQLHNIEDIKMSSEQLTYLSDSLNEHISKFKI, encoded by the coding sequence TTGAAATCGTTAAAAGGAAAAATTACGCTAAACTTTATTATTGTTATTACAATATTAGTTGTAGCAGGCTTTTTTGGAACTCAGATGGCTACTACTAAACTAAAAATGGACTTTATCAACAGCTACAAAACATCACTTTTACTTGATTATGATGAAATGATTAAATCTCAAGTTCAATCAAGTGTTGCTATCTTAGAATATTTTTATAATTTACAACAAGCAGGTGAGCTTTCTGAAGATGAAGCAAAATATCAAGCAAAAGAAACAATTAAATCAATGAGGTATGGCACCGAAGGTTACATGTGGATAGATAGTTTAGATTACACTCTTATTGGCCACCCTATGGTTCCAGACAAAGAAGGAACAACACGCTTTGAAGTTAAAGATCCTGATGGAAATTTTGTTATTCAAAATATAATTAATGCTGTCAAAGATCCTAATCAAAATGGATTTACAGAATATCTATGGGAAAAACCTCAAGATGTAGGCACAGGAAATCTAACGGTTAAGCGTGCATACTCAGAATTATTTACTCCTTGGCAATGGGTTGTTAGTACTGGTAATTACGTTGATCATTTAGACAATACAGTGCATAACAGAACTGTAGAAATTGAAAAAAATATTAATGCTGTTATCTATACAGTATTATCAGTTTTATTAGTTCTAGCCCTTATTTCTTATGTTGTAGCTATGCTACTAAGTAAAAATTTATCAGCACCATTAGAAAAAATATCTTCTTCAATTATTGAAAACGAAGATGGTAGCATTTCTATTAAGCCTATTGAAATAAATTCGTCAGACGAAATTGGACAAGTCGCTAATAAACTTAGTATATTAGTTGAACAAATAAAAACACAACTAGATAGTACTGGCAATATATCTCATAACATAGAAGAACTATCAAGAAACTTTTTAGCTTCTCTAAATAATAGTAAAAATGCCATATCTGAAGTTTCATTTGCTGTTGAATCTATTTCTAGTGGAGCATCAGAACAGGCCATGGAAACTGAGAGAGGTGCAACTAGAGCTTTAGAATTAGGAGAAGCAATTAAAACCGAACAAGAACAACTATCATACCTAGTAAATGAAATCAATAATATTAAAAAAATCAAAGATGCTGGTTTATCAGTAATTGAAGATTTGAAGCTAAAGATGCAAGAAACAAATAAGTCTTCTAACAAGGTACTTGAAGCTGTTTCTACTACAAGCACATTTTCAGATAAAATTAGCTTTGCTAGCCAAACAATTTCAAATATCTCTGCACAAACTAATCTTCTAGCCCTAAATGCCAGTATTGAAGCTGCTAGAGCTGGAGATCATGGAAAGGGGTTTGCTGTCGTAGCTGAAGAAATTAGAAAACTAGCAGAACAATCAGCGGAATCGACCAAGGAAATTGAATCAACAATAAAAGAATTGCAACAGAAGTCATATTTTTCACTTAAAGTTATGGAGGAAACTGGAGTATCTTTACAAGAGCAAACTCAAGCTGCTGAAGCTTCAATGACTAATTTTAATTCTATAGCTAATGAGGTAGATAAAATTACTTCAAGAATTTCTTTGTTAGAAGCATCAAGCTCTACGGTATCAAGTATTAAAAATGAAATATTACAGGTTTTAGAAGGGCTATCTGCAACTGCTCAACAAAACTCTGCAGCTACCGAAGAAGTATCCGCAAGCCTAACGAATCAATTACATAACATTGAAGATATTAAAATGTCTAGCGAGCAGCTCACATATTTATCTGATAGTTTAAACGAACATATAAGTAAGTTTAAAATTTAA